CAGCGGCGCCTCATCATCCTCAATCTCTTCTCCGCCAGCGGCCCCTTCGTCGAACCGCTCGCGGGCAAGGACCGCGTCATCGTCAGTGCAAGCCGCGGCGGAGAGCGGAACTATTCGCGGCTTGGCGAAAAACTCGCCGACTCCCTTGCCTCCGCCGATGCCGATCTGGATCTCGATGGGTCGCTCTCCTTGTTAGAAGCGGTCCTTCATGCCTCCGCCGCGACCAAGGCCTTTTACGACGACGCGCAGCGGGTCGTCCCCGAGCACGCTGTCATCGACGACAACGGCGATGGCCGCGCCACCGGTACCGACAAGTTCAAGGGCCTGCGTGCGGAGGGAGCTTCGCCCGATGGAGCCTTGGCCCGCGAGATCCAGTTCCTTGGCGACACCATCGATCCCCTTTCCGCCGAAGCCCGTGAAGAGCGCACCAAGCTCGAAGCCGAGATCGAAGCCCTCCGCCAGCGCAAGAAGCAGCTCGCCGAAGACGACTACTATGCCGAGCTCGAGACCCTCATGAGGCGCATGGCAAAGCTCTACGGCAAGTAGCCAAGGCGACAAGAACTACCGGAGCGACCGCTGCGAATCCATACAATGTATTCAACGCTCTGGTGAAATTGAATGAAATGACTTTTAAGTCGCGATAGAACCGACTGCGCATTTGGCAGGCTCCGATTTTACGCTGCCATCGGCGGCGACCAGCAAGGTCCTCGGATGCCGAACTCAATCATCAAGCCCCACATTCAACAACTCGCGGGCAGCGGCAACAGTTTGAAACACCTTGTCATTGAGCGGTGCTTTGAAGCCGCCAATACGGAATATCCATCGGACTACAAACCTCCCTCGCGGCATCTCATCGTAGCCCCTGCTACCCGGCAGGCAGCCCTATCGTGGACCCGTGATGGAACCGGAGCCAGGGTTCGCAGCGATTTCGGGCCCGGGGATCTCATCCTCAATCCACGCGGCTGTTCCGCGCACTGCCAGTGGGGCCAGGACACGCAGTTGATTCTGGTGGCTATCGATCCATCGAGCGTCCCGGAAATCTGCGGGGAGCTGGAGGTTCCCATCATTGAGGTCCCGAAGCTTTTCCACTTCAAGGACGGTGCAATTCACCGTACCACCCAGAGGCTCATCTCCTGCTTCGAGACGACCAGCCCTCCTCTGTTGGAGGCCCAGACCTTGGAGCGCATGCTTATCCGGCAGGTCATCGACAAGTGCCGGAAAATCTATGAGAAGAAGCACCCTCTCTCAAAGGTGAAGCTGATCAAGGTCCACGACTTCATCCATGATCGGTTGGCCGCCACTATCACCATTGACGATCTAGCCTCCGTGGCCGGATACAGCCCGTCCCGCTTCCTCGTGCTATTCCGGAATGCCACCGGCTTTTCCCCTCACCAGTATGTCATGCAGCAACGCCTGGAACGGGCTCGCGAATTGATCCTGCGCACCGACCTCCCGATCAACGCGATCGCTGCGGAGTGCGGTTTCTCGGACCAAAGCCATCTCATCCGCCTCTTCAAGAGACACACGGGTTTCACTCCCAATCGATTCAGGAAATGACTCCGGCACAAGGTCCGGAAGACCGCCAACTGTTAGATCCGCTTCCCTCCATTCCAACTTGGGAAGTTCAAAACTACCCTCCGTCTGCACGAATCCGAGTTTCCCATAAAAGGCCCTGCTTGATTGCGAATGGCGGGAGGGAAAATGGATCACTCGTCTCCCGGATGCTTCTCCCTCCGCAATCAAGCGGGAAACAAGGTACCTGCCGATCCCCCTCCCCCTGAAATCGGGAATAAGGGCGAGATCGAGGATCTGAATGAATGCGGGACGATACAGGATGTGACATCGTCCGATCGCAGCGCCCCGATGCTCGATCAGATGGAAACAGGCATCCGGAAACAGGAAGGCCAGTTCGGCTTGGAAGGAATGGCTCTCCTGCTCAAGCGCGGGATATCGATCCTGTGCGGACAGTCCTTCCATTTCCCGCGAGTCATCCGGAGCACGCGGCTCCAATTCCTCTGAACGCGTGAAGTGGCCCGAAGGGACCGGCCGCAAGCGGATCTCCGATCTGAAGTCCATCAGCAATGATTCTGCCATGAAGGAGCCGGGCTGAGCGGACCTGCCGTCTACGAAGGCCCCGGAAGTTGAAGGCCAAAAGCTCCACGCAAAATCTCCGCGAGCCCTCCCGGTCTCGCGGAGATTCATCGCACGGCGTCAACCGATACGGCGACGGCGCAGGGCCGTCAGTATCCCCGCGATTCCCGCCAGCAGAGTGCCGGACGGCTCCGGGACGGGCGACACCGCGATCCCGTCCATACCAAGGGTGGTCAGGGAATAGTTCGCATAGGGCTCGCCGACCCCGGCTTGGTCAAACATCCCCCACGAATCCGGTCCGGAATGAGCGTAGAAGTCTAACACGATCTCCTCGGAAGGAGCCACAAACGTGAGGGTCACCGTTTCCCAGACGTTGTCCATCAGGAGCATGCCCATGGTCGGCGATGCGGTGACATATTCGCCGTTCACGAAGAGCAGGAATCTGCCGTCGAACTGGTCCGCGGGCGCATCATCACCAAGAAGCATGGCAGACAAGGCGTCCTGATGACCTGAGAGGTTCGTTTGCTCGAAGGAGATCTGATAGGTTTCTCCCACGGTAAGCCCGGAGAGCGTTTGACCCATCCCTTGCCCGTAATGCCAATAGGCCGGAAAAGAGGCATCACCAAGCCGCCGGGTGGTGAATTCCGCGTAGGTTCCTCCGTTGGAAGATGGCACCAGATCGATGGTCGTCGTCCCATCCACGGGTGAGATATAGCTGTCAGCGCTTTTCACCTGCGGAAGCCCCGTGGTCAAAGTCGTGCCATCCGGGAACCACAAGTTGGTTTCCGGGTTGAGGAGTGCGGAAGCAGTCGACCATCCGCTCGGGTAATGGGAAGGTGACCCATCCGAATCCATGTCCGGATTCACGACCGTCACCGCCGCAAGACTCACGGAAATGGACGACAAACCGCAGGCAGCCAAGGCCAGAATCCGGGCGCACCGCGGGTGACGATGGGAAGAGGAGGAGGATGTTTTCATGGGTGTGTTTGTTAGGGTGTCAGAAAACGCCATTGCCACTCTGGGTTGACGCAATGCCGCCGATCTCATCTCGAGAGATGAATGATCCCCATGATTTCATAAACAAAACCTCAGGATCGTATTGAACAAAACAACTTTTTTATACAGCACTTCGAACGCGGTTTACCAGGACACACCGTCCATCAACCAACCGCACTCCACCTCCTTGCCGCCATCCGCAGTCATCGGCCTACAGTGGTCTGCCCATAGTCCGCCCCGCTAGAGTGCATGGGATTTGTTCCTAGACCGGTCGTATTGAGCACATCGGGAGAACCTCGTTAAATGACGCCTCTTGCTGAGCATCCGAAAAATCCAAGTGGCGCCGTCCTTGCGTTGCTGGTCCTACCACACGACCACCTTTCCCCTCCCGGCAGGAATGCCCGACCGGGCTGAGGGCATCGTGCTCACCCGCACCGGAAATCTGGTGACCGTCGAAGTGCAGGGCATCATATGGGAACTCCATTGGTGGCAGGTGGACTGCGGACACGAGTATCAAATCGCGAGCGGCGAGTGGATCCGCGAGCCCGATCCGAGGGTCCGGCAATATGTCGAAAGCATGC
This portion of the Luteolibacter luteus genome encodes:
- a CDS encoding AraC family transcriptional regulator, which encodes MPNSIIKPHIQQLAGSGNSLKHLVIERCFEAANTEYPSDYKPPSRHLIVAPATRQAALSWTRDGTGARVRSDFGPGDLILNPRGCSAHCQWGQDTQLILVAIDPSSVPEICGELEVPIIEVPKLFHFKDGAIHRTTQRLISCFETTSPPLLEAQTLERMLIRQVIDKCRKIYEKKHPLSKVKLIKVHDFIHDRLAATITIDDLASVAGYSPSRFLVLFRNATGFSPHQYVMQQRLERARELILRTDLPINAIAAECGFSDQSHLIRLFKRHTGFTPNRFRK